Sequence from the Amaranthus tricolor cultivar Red isolate AtriRed21 chromosome 16, ASM2621246v1, whole genome shotgun sequence genome:
acaaaaataaattatatttaaaaaaaatgaatactgtcgttatttctttaattttgcattataagtccatttcatttaaatatgtGAGAGTTTTTTAGTCCtatagtataaattcaaatggacatatgtagtattttttttatccaaTGTCTTCAAACAGACGACATAGGGAGTATTTGGTAAGGAATGAAGAAAGTAAATTATATAGATGAAATCAAAAGAGATCTAACATTATGaatcatattaaaaattagtgaattactttcaaaataaaataaatacaaaataaatataatggtATATAAACAATTCTCGTAAGAGACAATCTATTTAAAAGACTAACCCTAATTAGGTTAGTTTATTAtcatcttttgtttaattaaactttaataagTTGTTTCTAAAAAACGTCTCTCAGATAAACAGTTCTTTAAAAAGACCTACACtagtatataaaaataaataatgtgaaCAGTCCTACCGAAATTATATAGAGCCAAAGACGGGGGTAAAAGAAAGTAAGACaccataatttcaaatgttgACTGACATCTCATCACAATTTGGTCTTTGAAGTTGTTATCCCATGATTTTCTTAATATCATTTTAtagttatttgttatttttctcaATATATCATTCACATACGATTGAAATGCGagtcattttctattatttttatatttcaagTAGAATTTGTTAGGAGGATTATATTTGGTGCGATAAGTagaattttgaataataattatctaacacaataacaaacaagcataataataataatacaaattacttTTATATGAGTAGtaattaaattacaattttggaCACGTTATTTGACTTATCGATAGGGATagatattttaaaatatcattCGGTCTGACGATTCCTTCACATATTATCAATTAGGACTTCAATTGAAATCCCTCTAATAAATCCCCGTATACTAAATTAATTccacaaatacaaataaaaaatctaaattttatAAGAGACTGAATATAACGTTAGAAATAAGGAGTCTTTAACTAAGCCCAATTTAATAATAATCTTAGTCCATACcatattaatattatacttAAGTGTAATCTCTTAAAATTGAAAACTTTAATTATTGTGCTCTAAAAATGATGACAACTTTATATGAATCATATCTACTcttcattttaataaaaaaaatacagagaaatacaaaatatttatatcaattcatgtatgattttataatcaatattgAAATTATACTCAACTTCTTGAATACTCCCTCCCTTGCTAATAAATTGTAACAAtagtataattatttaaattatatggaTAATATTTAAAGATTGTTTAAATTtgtagataaaaataaaaaaggtgatAGAAACTTGTCTATAAAAGAAATCGTAGCGAAGTAAAATAGATGGTGTGCAATCTTGTAGAGATTGAGGGAGTATTTGTGTTGATCACAAATAGTAAAAGTTCACAAGTCACTACAATGAGTCTCAAACAAGTCAAACAAGTCATGTATAAGACTGTATATTCATGAAATAGGCCcatataattagctcatttagctaattgatcactttaagctTGTCACAAATTTTcgtgtgagacggtctcactgtGAAATGCTTCTCATACATGAATTGAATAGATCTACTAAcacaattattagcatatgagtTTTCTGTTTCGAAATCGTCTTACCGAGAGACAGTTTCTCACAAAAGTAGTTCTAAGCTTGTTAGTGGTCAATTTAAGGTTACAAGTGACATtaattattgtatgagacggtttcactGTGAGACGCGTATTATGCATGGGACAAATAGCCCAACTTTTACatattataagaatataaaCTCCTTATGTTGATGTTGTGTCTCAACGAGAGACGATATCTCACAAGAGTAGCGAtataagtgatcactctaaAACCATAAAAGTTATCAGTTCAAAActgtaaataatcactttaaagtagtaaatatatattaaatcatCCAAAAAAAATGGTATAACCGTGAGATGATCTGAGCTCTTCCAACTTCTAATTTGGGCCCAACAAGCAATATGTAGACCGGATGTTCGGTGGATGCATGGTCATGATGTTtagataatttaaataaaataagattatttaacaatttaatatcaaaaataagcttcgtgaaaacttaattcccaaaataagcgtccgtacatccaaacctagccttggagtaagtcgctgttactaacaacgacagaaaaaaaaattaaaagtcataagacgctgttagtaatagcgactttaaggttaactgatCAACTCCTTAATTTCttaggttggaatgaggaagtaactgaaaactaaaaacttaaaattcattaagtcgctgttactaatagcgacttaaaaaaaaaagaaattttttttttaagtcgctgttaataacagcgacttactccaagctaggtttggatgtacggacgcttattttggaaattaagttttcacgaagcttatttttaaaattaagttgttaaaacatcttattttattcaaattttctgaTGTTTTCAACATCCATATTGATATTGTGAAGAATGATTTGAAAGCCCAACTAGTTAATATATtactcttttattgttttttcaaAGTAGTTTTCACTTGTTAtgttagatttattttatttgttattttcttaaaaatcttTGTAATTATATCATGAAATTATGAACAAAATTAATCATATACATCCTcgtttaatatttataatgtttATAGCCTTTATATATCTTTTACTAACtttattctaataatttttatatctatAATTACTCTCTTGTGAGATGGCCTTAGCCGTGCAACTGGTCCTGGCCTTGgcccaaataatttttaaaaaatattctgacatattaattttaagatttaaaaggacaatttcaagacttaaaaatccaattttaaaacttaaaaggtcaattttaCAGTTTTTAATATCTACTTTAATGTTTGGGTCATCCTATTTTAAAGTTGAGATGAGAATTTAATGTTTTGtattggtcttttaagtcttaaaattggttttttaagtattgaaatcgaccttttaagtcttaaaactgtcaaatacTATgacttaaaatttcaatttcaaatccttgaaattggtcttttaagacTTTAAATTCTTCTTTTAACTCTTgaaatttacattttaatttgtgaaattggtaaaaaaaaaatataattgggCCGGCACAAGAGGACACGTTTCACaagtgagacagtctcacccaagtttttgtgtttttatattgcttatagTCTTCACATGTTTtccattaattttaaaaaaaatatttttttagttgttgtGGTCCCTATATGTgtccaataaatttttttaatatttttttaatgtttaaagtcctcactttttcttttttattcaataaaataatatgttcaccatctaaaatatttaatttttcttaattctcataaatatcttttataaaaacttgtttaaagaaaaaaaatatataatgtaatgAGTTATTTGTTTGGGTTGTTTTATTAAGAGATGATTTCTTATGTCTACATTAAAGTATTATAAACTCATTCATCCATTTTATAGAAAATGTTGGATGAAATAAATGCGATGTAGTTGTGTTAGAGAATTTAGCTGACATCATCACGTGATTAGTGCCCGAGTAATGACTTAATGAGTAATTAAGAAAAGAAGAACTCATTTTTACTGCCCACGGACCTGCGCTCTTACTTTTTATGTCCCCTGCTACAATTAggttattaaattaaatatagtaaAAGACTAATTAGAGTACTAtatttttacgcaatttaatatatttgttgAATCATTTATATCTAGAGTTTGTTGAAACAGACTGATATTTGATTGGAGATTGGACTATTCATTGACTTTGGCTTTACCATGCTACGGACTTTCTTTGACTCTAAGGATCGAttaatattaaggttttgaacccaaaacaatattaaaagtattatcacttctattttttttagaaaattaatatgataatgtttCTACTACAAAAAATTAATGATGAATCATCTCGTTAGTTTTCATAATtaatacatataaaaaaaattttaagacgCATAAGTGTGTTTTATGATATTAGGTCAATtacttatttataaaataatttataaaataatagaagtattttattttctaaaatatgatTATTTAAAGATAAGAACTAAGTGTGTCACCAACTCATCACGAGTTGTACTCAATTAATCAAAACCTTGATAATAGTGCATACTTATTATTATGGaaacaattaattttatttagtatCTATGccaatatatttttgaaatttaatatttggaTATAGATATTGTGTAATATGATACACTCAACCATTCTTTCAATTTTACATGACAAAATACTTCCTCtctttcaatttaatttcaatatttatttttttacgtaattcaatgcactaatttaattcttattatCTCTAATTacgtataataaaaatttaaaaaaatttaatattaataatctttacaatgagacgaatcaaacaaaatctcactaactatattttaacctatagattaaaaactaatcgcaaattaagagtgataaatgaatagtgttatttttgtcaatgttgcaactaatatggaACGACGGAAGTATAAATTTAAGAGTTACTCTAGTGAAAGATCGTCTCTTAATTAAACGatctcaaaaaattaatatttattcttaTATATAGTCCATATATAAAGCACGTTTTTGGCACCGTTTCGTATAATTATTTGGGTAAAATCAAAACCCAAAAATGTTTGTGACTAAAACAAATAACAAGATGTGTATTTTCGAAAAGGTTTATCGGGTGTCACCAACTCATCACTCACGAGTTGTACACAACCTATCAAAAAACTTTACCTATTGTGTATTTTACTAGCTAAATCACTTTCTAacacttttcttttaattagtctattttttattttgctttaattttatttattgaaaacAACCTTATAACTTTTCTTTTAAGATTATTCATACAATTTAAATAGTATTACTACTCTTATTTCTTAATCTTTATGCAAAGTTCCTTTATTGCAATTTAAACTGAGGGTGCATTATTAtggaaataattattttatttaatattcaaGGAAATGATATTAATGTTACGTGAAACGACAAATCACAaataattattatcaattaattaCGGACAACATAGACTTAAATTTACACTATTACTTCTCATTGAAATTACAATACTTTAgcttaaaaacttttacataAATTTACATGATATCACAATATTAGTAGGATAGAAAAGCAATAATTTAATATAGTTTATGATTAAatcacaaaatcaaatcatttttatatatactacTCATGTGAAACTAACACCAATTCAAATGTAACATGAAGCACTCAATTCCAACATCCACAACATAGTAATAATCTATATCAAcataatcaaaaatcaaataaaaaaaataacccaatcaattttttttaaaaaaagacaatTGTATTTAGATTTAGATTTCATGTTCACAATTTTTACTTACAAAATTTGCCACTATTTGTCACAAACATGAAAATGTATTACTATTTGACTAATGACTAAAATCAAACTCCATGATAATCTATTACTTCTAAATTCTCTATAATCTCCATATCCTCTCCTTAATTTCTTCCTCTTCTACAATTTCACTACTAAAACTACCAATTATACTCCTTCCcctttcaaaattaaaaaatatagcaaattaaaaaagacAGATAGTCTGAATTTTAATCACCCATTAGAACTTAAAAAcacaatatcatcatcatcccaatgATTCTCGTCCAGAACAGAGTCTAATAAATTGGATTTTAATCGCCCATCAAAACACAATATCATCTTATATCATCGTTCCAATGACTCCCACCACCCAACGCTTAAAATACAACGGAAGTACAAAAATTGCATTGAATCAACCCATTGACATTACAAACTTTACAATTCTTAAACTCCCCAATTTTATCGACAAACACACGATGACTTCCATCACACCATTCACAAACATAAAATCTAAACCCACCACAATTAACACATACTCCTCCATCAGCCAATGGTAGCCCTTGGATCAACCTTTTCAATTCACCATTCTCGTGCAACCGTTTGATCTCCTCGACCCCACCTAAATATTTCCCATTAACATACACCCTCGGTAAACCCCAATTTTCTTTCTTCACACTTGGCATAATTCTCTGCAACTCATCCACATACTTCCCATCCATGGATAAATCTCGTTCGTCCATTTTCACACGGTACCCTTTCAAAATCGATCTAACGGCTCTACAATCTTCATAAGTCCTCCTTATTACGTGAAGACTAGTGAAGTAAACCACTACTTTGTTGTCTGAGTCGGGTGGTGGATTGGGTTGGGCTTGATGTCGGGTAGCCCAAGTTTTAACTCGATGGAAAATAGAGTTTGTTCGGGTTCGGGTCTGGGTTTCATCATAGAGGAGAGATTCAATGTCTTTGAAGGAGACGGATTGATGGGTCGGGCTTCGGGCTGGGGTTGAAAGGGAATATTTGTGAAGAGGAGTGAAAGGAGAAGGATGGTTGAAAAGGGTTTCAATGTCTTTTAATGAAGGTGAATGTTGATGGTGAATGGGTGATAATGGAGGGTGATCatcaaaagaaaaagaggatGATTTAATATTGGTGTGGGTGTGTGTAGAGGATTTCTTCCTCCATGGAACCCACATGAACTTTGATTTGGTTTCCAGAATATTGAAGAGAGAGAGGATGGAAATTTGAGTTGTGAAAAATGGGTTTTAGAGAGAGAGTGAAAGGGTGGATCTAGGTATTTATAGAGGGAGGCAAAAGGTTGATAGAAATATGATTTCTCCTATTGTAAAACACTTCCTACATTTATTTGATGGATATTCGTTGTTTAAGCttaattaattggaaaaattacatagaataatatattttatttatgatttttttataataattctatttattgattaactatgaataaatttaactttaaagagtatttttttagagtaaacccaaTAATTTGAGGGCTTGCtatagcaaattttatttttaaaaaaataaattaaaataaatttttgtaaaaaaatgttaaaaaatgttgaaaaaaaaaattcttacttgtttttattttcaaaatttttctctaattttacattaatttttagacttttttttgtgaattaccaactatagcaggtcatcgggtCATAATTCTGAAGTTGAGATTATCTATGGCTAATTAATATGtgagattattataagaaaatgatgaaaaagttggattattctaaataatttttcctaattaatatattgcagctaatgtgcaagtaaaaatatagtcaagggAGATCTTGTTTGGATCGTCTAATCAcgtactttcataatattaattttgaataatttttagacgtatataatttaatatataaatgagaaaaataatacATCGAATTGAGTAAAAGgttaaatgtagcaagtataatgaaacagaaAAAGTATATAAGGTAAGATGGTAAtaggagtaaattaaataattaattaacagaAGGAATTGGaatggttttttactttttgaaaaatgGGGAAGATAATAATtcatttgattttaattaaatgcAATATGGGAAATAGCATAAAAATTATGgagtgtaaatttttaaaattgaataaaattagAATAAATGATGtactatttattttcaaatataaaaataaagataatgtAAGATGAGcagaataatttaaaataaaaaataaaataaattgaaaggACTCCGTTATTAAAAATTCATCTGTGATAAATTTGTTACAATGTGcgtatactatatacatatttgatttatttaacggagaatgatatatatatttatttttggttattttTGTGTTGACTATCTTATTTCACTAACAAACtcaattatttttatcatatccatatatttatttttcatcaatttttctccttttttttcaCTACACTTAATAAATATTACtccttttgttctttttgtttgtccactttacctTTTGCACGcatttaattcaaaacaaattttgtataaaaaattgtaatattaaaaattctttgcatcaagacaaattaaacaaaatcgtACATGAGTATATTTTGTCttcaatatatatttcaaaaatcaaatctaaatttctctagCCTATAGTGAAAAATTTatagtggacaaacaaaaagaaagagaaaaatacatagaaatatttttttaaatatcattaaaATGGAATAGTCGAAtggaatatatttatatatcataACCCAAAAATATTGGATTGTCTTTtctatgtttttaatttatagagtTAGTtgagaaaaaaatcaaaattcaaatttcctatagaaaataacatatttaGTGTTGTTatgggtcaaataaataaactcgTAATGTATTTAGTCAAACCCCAAACCACCCACCTCGGTCcaataactttttaaaataactaCCAACAACTCACTATAACCTACCACTCATCTATCATACCCATGATTATCACATTAATTCACCATCaaacctccattctaccattataaatacatcaTTGGCCCTGGACTAAGTTTTTATCTTCCTATCGTTACTCTATAAAAATACACCGCCCTTCTACTTACAATCTATACTTTAATCAAatatccttcaattgatctgaactcattcTATAATCCGTTAACTTGcattcattaattatcatatattcattactttttGTTTCCcaatctgacttgagcgtcggaggggctTTCCGGGAAACCACTCccgacaaggctaacgttgtattgcaggatttgaggtctcatcagcgaAAGAATTGTAACCACTTTCAGCATATTGACAGTTGTATCTGATTACACCatgttttaaatttcttttgcaCTTTTTCGTTTCATTAGCGAAATAAGTGTGTCATTGAGGCAAGGGCCAATTCTTGTTTTTTCTGATTTGAGTATTCTTGGCTTTCCTCGTGACTTTGTCACCACTCTGCTTCtgttattttttgataaatatatGTACTAACtactaaattattatattttttgttgcaatttacTGTGAAAGTACTTAGGTTAGCGGGAAAGATTGCGCCATAGGAGACAGGAGTATGCGACTCATGTGTTCATTCACATTGACTATATTGAATAAGGtaaagcaaaaaaatattaGTATTGATTCAATCTcatgaaaataaattcaattattatttatttttaaataaattcaccTATTTGATATaaacactaaaaataaatttaactttgtttattcctaattaaaaaaaaaagttttgaagattattataaaaaatatgtcGGTTTGTTTCTAGCAAATATAACTAGTAgatgaatttatttaaaaataaataataggctAGTTTATTTTCAATAGATCAAGCAAAAGttgatttattattaacaatttaccCTATTGATTATTACTTTATCTACTCGCGGGATAGATAATCTATTACTAATAGGCATTAATATACAATGGAATCCTACTCATCAATAAGaaatagaagtatattttattatttatttgattatttgataataaataatatatccacCTGATTAACTAAGTTTTTTCCGATTATATTTTGTCGTATGGGTACAATGAACATCACTTAATTGTCCTACTTCTATTTGATTACTAGCCTCGAAATATGCATCAAAAGAAGGATGCAACAAAAAT
This genomic interval carries:
- the LOC130802455 gene encoding uncharacterized protein At5g39865-like, yielding MWVPWRKKSSTHTHTNIKSSSFSFDDHPPLSPIHHQHSPSLKDIETLFNHPSPFTPLHKYSLSTPARSPTHQSVSFKDIESLLYDETQTRTRTNSIFHRVKTWATRHQAQPNPPPDSDNKVVVYFTSLHVIRRTYEDCRAVRSILKGYRVKMDERDLSMDGKYVDELQRIMPSVKKENWGLPRVYVNGKYLGGVEEIKRLHENGELKRLIQGLPLADGGVCVNCGGFRFYVCEWCDGSHRVFVDKIGEFKNCKVCNVNGLIQCNFCTSVVF